In one Poecilia reticulata strain Guanapo linkage group LG8, Guppy_female_1.0+MT, whole genome shotgun sequence genomic region, the following are encoded:
- the LOC103469387 gene encoding histone-lysine N-methyltransferase EZH2-like, which produces MMEETAAAAPASGTSAVPSTPRPQPGSFTPSRSLLEWRRRVKSEYMRLRQLKRLKKVDEVKSLFMSNRQKIELQTNLLNTEWSKLRIQAIPVSTFTGSLANKKMCTVEFGFPGFNSQAVPMKPLSTVAGIPFMYSWSPLQHNFMVEDETFLHNIPYMGDEVLEQDEAFLEELIDNYDGVHGDREGGFISDEIFKELVDALSQYSDHDEEEEEDAGVTAAEVTGKKEEERMMMRRSSVEGSEETKAGTLIRKKRRGTTEVKDVSGSKKIPNDKIFTAIASMFPYKGTTEELKEKYKDLQEPPGPVKLPPLCTPNLDGPFAKSVQREQSLHSFHTLFCRRCFKYDCFLHPFHATPNVYKRKSKEIRMETEPCGEDCFLLQKGAKEFVDRNMLRSQRSRRRRRQQRPAGSSGSGPTGSAEEGKEGESDHETTSSSGIALLLLKEGFFFLVSKSRGKKSIIAATWK; this is translated from the exons ATGATGGAagaaacagctgctgcagccccGGCCTCTGGCACCAGTGCTGTCCCATCAACTCCAAGGCCTCAGCCTGGCTCTTTTACCCCTTCCCGCAGTCTCCTAGAGTGGAGAAGGAGGGTCAAGTCTGAGTATATGCGCCTTCGCCAGTTAAAACGCCTTAAAAAAGTAGATGAGGTCAAG agCTTGTTCATGTCAAACAGGCAAAAAATTGAGCTGCAGACTAATCTCCTGAATACAGAGTGGTCCAAGCTCAGGATTCAGGCCATCCCTGTCTCAACCTTTACTGGATCTCTGGCAAATAAGAAG ATGTGTACAGTGGAGTTTGGGTTCCCGGGATTTAATTCTCAGGCCGTTCCAATGAAACCTCTGTCTACAGTGGCAGGAATCCCTTTCATGTACTCGTGGTCACCACTGCAGCACAACTTCATG GTGGAGGATGAAACGTTCCTACACAACATTCCCTACATGGGTGATGAGGTGCTTGAACAGGATGAGGCCTTCTTAGAGGAACTCATTGACAACTATGATGGCGTTCATGGTGACAGGG AGGGTGGGTTCATCAGCGACGAGATCTTTAAGGAGCTTGTGGATGCCTTGAGCCAATACTCTGACCATgacgaagaagaagaggaggacgcAGGGGTGACGGCAGCAGAGGTTACagggaagaaagaggaagagaggatgatgatgaggaggagctCAGTGGAAGGCTCGGAAGAGACTAAAGCTGGAACATtaatcaggaaaaaaagaagaggcaCCACAGAGG TGAAGGATGTGTCCGGCAGCAAGAAGATCCCCAACGATAAGATATTTACAGCCATCGCCTCCATGTTTCCCTACAAGGGCACCACAGAGGAGCTGAAggaaaa GTACAAGGATCTACAGGAGCCACCAGGCCCAGTAAAACTCCCCCCCCTCTGCACTCCCAACTTAGATGGGCCTTTTGCAAAATCTGTGCAGAGGGAGCAGTCGTTGCATTCCTTCCACACGCTCTTCTGTAGACGTTGCTTCAAATACGACTGTTTCCTCCACC CTTTTCATGCAACACCCAATGTTTACAAGAGGAAGAGCAAGGAGATCCGCATGGAGACTGAACCGTGTGGGGAAGACTGCTTCCTGTTACAG AAAGGAGCTAAAGAGTTCGTAGATCGGAACATGTTACGGTCGCAGAGATCTCGGAGGCGACGGAGGCAGCAGCGACCCGCCGGTTCCAGCGGTTCTGGACCTACTGGGTCTGCTGAGGAAGGCAAGGAGGGTGAAAGTGACCATGAAACCACTTCCTCCTCAGGTATTGCACTCCTCTTACTGaaagagggatttttttttcttgtttcaaaaagcaggggaaaaaaatctataattgCAGCCACTTGGAAATAA